GGGGACCAATGAAACCGTAGTTTCCCCATTACAAAGCAaaggaataatttttaaaattaaatcgtcCGTACtttgaaatcttttttttttctttttggcctAAAGCACAACTGAGAACCGTACTGAAACAACCGCTGCCGGAACAGCAGCGCCAGTTCGTGGAATCGTTGGCCAAAAAGTGCGATTTTGTCGAAAGCCGCATCGAGAGCATCTTTAGCTTCCCGAGTGGTGCTAACGCTGTGGGTAAGTGGGCACTACGGCGAACACTCTTCGGACGTTGAGTAAATTACTGACATACCTCTAACTTCGCGGGACTTTGGTCGATGTTCAGTTTCGAAGTTGTTGATAGATTCAGAATTTTGGGAGTCAAAGGGTGACATGAGCGGGGCCGTACCAGATCGCGCTAGGAGTCGACGAAGCCGACGCCGTCGAAGTCAACTCTTGGGGGATGATCCACAAACCTTGATGGAGAGCTATCTGGAGGCGATCGATGCAGGTGGTCCCAGTGAGTTGCAATCGGGTGAGTATCAACTTTTAATGTCACTTACTTATAAGGTGCTACAACGGGTTCGCGGTtttgctgcaggagtcctctaaaccggtCACGGTCGAACGCCCTCGtcagccaatccattatcccatTCTTTCTGGCGGACTCATCAACTTTATCACTCCATCTTAATTtcggcctaccacgcctccgcCTGTCCATGTGGACTACTTGACGGGtcgggttgtccggtgtcatttacATGACATGACCACCCCACTGGTTCCTGGGGAGTCTAAACCGCTGTACGACAGCTCGTATAGCTTGttgagctcgtcattgtagcgactcCTCCATGGACCATGGACACATAAGGAACCTTAAattcttctgagcatcttcctttcCAACGCGGGCATGAGGTCGTTTTGGACGAAGTCCACATCTCAGAGACGCATGCGAGTACTGGAATTATATCAGTTTTTTATAGTCTCAACTTCGTTTGTCACGATAGGCGTGTTGAGTTAAGCTAGGTGACCAGATTTTAAtccatttatatttatattcgACTCTTCAATCAGTTTCTGAGCTACTCTGTCTTTTCTAATCTTATCCTGCCTCCGGCTACTTGGCTACTTCACACTAATACTCTACTTACCTGCATTTTCGTTCTGCAAAGATGAATGTCTATCCGAACTACTGGTGAATGAGTCGGAAAATGAGTTCAACACCACCGCCAGCCCAACCAGCAGCGGACCGGCTGCAAAACGGCTCATCCTTAGCCGTGAGTGTAGTGCCGCCATGTCGCTACGCAAACGCTCGTACGGTTACCATCTAACGCACAAGTAAGTGTCAGCGGGTTAGCGTCCCCCAGCTGTGGTCGAGTTCTTGACCCGCAACCCCGGGCGCCGCCCGACGAGCGCATCTGGACAAACATCAACACACACTTCAACCTTATCAAAAACCGATAATTTTTGCTCCAGATTGCTCTTCTACATCGTGCTCGGCCGGCAGCGGTTCGCGAATGTGGACCGCAGCTTCGTAGCGGACGGGCAGCGTACCCTTTGCGAGGCGATACTGCGCGAGTCCGGGCTGATCGCTGGGTTTGATTACCCGGACCTGTTTCGTGACCTGTTCATGGAGCAGGTGTTCCTGTGCGCGTTCAGTGACGCACCGCTGACCGAGTTTACCAACCCGGCCTGGTTGGCGGCCATCGTTAGCTGGCAGAACGGGGAAGGTTGCTTCAAGTATTACGGCGACGAAGGCGATGGTGTGATCGGTCCGAACGCGCTCACCACACACTGTTCGACGCACATGACGGGTGTCGGTGCGGCACTGCTGGGATTGTTTGCAAGGCTTCAGCTGGTGCAGTGAGGATCATCCGGCAGGAACGCACCAATCTAGTCTACCATCGTGCGGTACATGTCATCTCTGTTTTGTGTGATTGTctatgaatgaataaataatgctATCCGAATCATACCACTACCGGTTAGGGAAGGGACATCATTCCGATGATTAATAAACCGCAGCCAACTTAATCGAAACCTGATACGAGTGAAGCATTAAAGGCACAAAAATGGAAGGCAACGTCTAATATACAGACACCCTTGCACATAGCGTTGGCAGCGGTTCCACCAACGTTATAACCGGCGACACATAACTTTTGCAGGGCTTCACATTGCGCCCAAGAAATGTACACTCTGTGTGCCTGGTGTGTGAGACAAAAGGCTGTGGCTTTAGTCACTCGTTTCACCCCGAACTGGGAGCAACGCGGCGCACAAAACTGCTGCTATCCGGGTAGCGTCTGTGTCACTTTGTCAGTGCTTGGTGCACTTATCTAGCCAGCGTTTTACACGGCTTATCAGTGATTTACatttaaacacacatacaccgagCAGGTTTGTATGGCGGTGGGTTCGTTTCACACGCTAAAAGATATGTCCAGTGTCACGCGAACGGGTTTGGGAGGACGGACGCAATGAAAGAAATCTCATCTTAACTATGCAATCCAATTGGTTTACCGTGCTGCTTGGATGTGATATAAGACACGTGAAGTAATGTTTGGAATTGTTGGAACTGTTCAGGTTCTCCAGTGTGCTAAGTGGTGCGGACTTCCGGAGTCGCGTGTGATCTTCAGTTCGATGTCAATGTCCACTACCTCATTCAAGCTGGATTAACTCTTCGTAGCCTTACGGTCTTCCCCGTTCCACAACCCTTATAATCACTATTAGAACTCGTGCAGTTCGTGATAGCAGCCCGAGGCTGGAGTCTACTCAATGCGGGAGATTGATAAAGCGAATCAGCAGTTGGTGCTTTAAGCTGGACGAGAAAAAAGGCATCAGTTTCTTCATTAGACGAATTAAGCATCGAAAATTCCGAtcagttttttgttgatgCCCATGTATACCCGGCGGAACTTATAGCGGGAAAAAAAGTGATAACCGGTGCTGAGACTCCAATCAACTGCCAGTGAGAACACAAAATGTCCACTGCGGTAGCAAGCACCAGCGACGGCACCGAATCCCCCAGTGTAGGGTGAGCACATCAGGGATCAGTTGTCACCGGCCATCCGGCAGGCGTGGTTCGCACAGTGAGACGGAAGATGGCGGACCCAACGATACAGACGTTCTGCTGCCACAACCGGATACGATCACCACCGGCGATCAAGCTGATGTCGGAGTTCGATACGGATGGTTACATCGTGGTGTGTTTGGTGTCGTCCGTGTTTGGAATAGCCGGCGCCATCTATCAggtaacgaaaaacaaaacccccgcGGGCAGAGAGTTCTCAGGGCTATCCAGAGGAACCTGACACACAGTGGAGTAGCTATCTAAGGCATGGTGAAAGAAGCCGCAGTGTCGCACAGGAAGCACTTCAAGTGTGGTTTTGTcggtttttttcgtgtttcatGGCGTTATTGACCGGAAGAAAGTATATAAAAGAAGTGCGACCCAAACACAGTTCACGAATTAGACGAGTGCGACAGAGTTAGCGGAAAGGCCTCGGTTAAACTCAATGTTGTCCCTTTGGACGAATCTTCCGGCGAGGTCATTCGCTTCATCTGTTTTATCTGGTGTTATCTTCGGGCG
This Anopheles marshallii chromosome 3, idAnoMarsDA_429_01, whole genome shotgun sequence DNA region includes the following protein-coding sequences:
- the LOC128714831 gene encoding uncharacterized protein LOC128714831, producing the protein MVLLLLILLTFGGTVLASSPESTWKSEPVERELAPDALLVRLDRLVNVCVANYEDLTTDLLLGIAIANAQLRTVLKQPLPEQQRQFVESLAKKCDFVESRIESIFSFPSGANAVVSKLLIDSEFWESKGDMSGAVPDRARSRRSRRRRSQLLGDDPQTLMESYLEAIDAGGPSELQSDECLSELLVNESENEFNTTASPTSSGPAAKRLILSRECSAAMSLRKRSYGYHLTHKLLFYIVLGRQRFANVDRSFVADGQRTLCEAILRESGLIAGFDYPDLFRDLFMEQVFLCAFSDAPLTEFTNPAWLAAIVSWQNGEGCFKYYGDEGDGVIGPNALTTHCSTHMTGVGAALLGLFARLQLVQ